In Citrus sinensis cultivar Valencia sweet orange chromosome 4, DVS_A1.0, whole genome shotgun sequence, one DNA window encodes the following:
- the LOC102619906 gene encoding uncharacterized protein LOC102619906, translating to MNSVGRQLSGYLTQPSQGLNLFSRNQCQRHQVQQWRGIRVKVFNGNLEQALSWMQRKMQSSGIERLIKREQRHHIKNSEKRVLARKNLERKIRSQDLARKLKAILVKKVRGL from the exons atgaactcGGTAGGTAGGCAGCTTTCCGGTTACTTGACGCAGCCGAGTCAAGGCTTAAACTTATTCAGTCGGAATCAGTGCCAACGTCATCAGGTTCAGCAATGGCGGGGGATCAGAGTGAAGGTATTCAACGGGAACTTGGAGCAGGCGCTGTCATGGATGCAGCGTAAGATGCAGTCTAGCGGAATCGAACGGCTGATAAAGCGCGAGCAAAGGCACCACATCAAGAATTCAGAGAAGCGCGTGTTGGCACGCAAGAATCTCGAGCGCAAAATCAGATCCCAGGACCTTGCTCGCAAGCTCAAAGCCATCCTCGTCAAGAAAGTCAG GGGTCTATAA
- the LOC102619611 gene encoding protein PECTIC ARABINOGALACTAN SYNTHESIS-RELATED isoform X1, which yields MAELRHSSSLGSRAGSSPMKRDDTASPLIHEQHADDDDDGRSRHLFRDRVRSIWSYFPFLSDDPRVSQQNSRISLCLALFVVVAGLISILSIVNHLNAPYLCKKDGIVLHCPRVKEAPSLWENPYSATTSWKPCAERRLGGISELPPENETNGYIFIHAEGGLNQQRIAICNAVAVAKIMNATLILPVLKQDQIWKDQTKFEDIFDVDHFIDYLKDDVRIVRDIPDWFTDKSELFSSIRRTVKNIPKYAPAQFYIDNVLPRIKEKKIMALKPFVDRLGYDNVPPEINRLRCRVNYHALKFLPEIEQMSDLLASRMKNRTGSSNPYMALHLRFEKGMVGLSFCDFVGTREEKAKMAEYRKKEWPRRYKNGSHLWQLALQKRKEGRCPLEPGEVAVILRAMGYPKETQIYVASGQVYGGQNRMAPLRNMFPNLVTKEELASQEELAGFRKHVTSLAALDFLVCLKSDVFVMTHGGNFAKLIIGARRYMGHRYKSIKPDKGLMSKSFGDPYMGWASFVEDVVVTHQTRTGLPEETFPNYDLWENPLTPCMCKA from the exons ATGGCTGAGCTGAGACATTCCAGCTCGTTGGGAAGCCGAGCCGGCTCCTCTCCAATGAAGCGCGACGACACCGCATCACCTCTAATTCACGAACAGCACGcggacgacgacgacgacggtCGCTCGAGGCATCTATTCAGAGATCGTGTCCGCTCGATTTGGTCGTACTTCCCTTTCTTGAGTGATGATCCCAGGGTTTCTCAACAAAACTCCAGGATCTCTTTGTGTTTGGCGCTGTTCGTTGTTGTAGCTGGATTGATCTCGATCTTATCGATCGTCAATCATTTG aaTGCTCCATACTTGTGTAAAAAAGATGGCATTGTTCTTCACTGCCCGCGT GTCAAAGAGGCTCCTTCTCTATGGGAAAATCCTTACTCTGCAACTACTTCTTGGAAGCCTTGTGCTGAGCGTCGTCTTGGTGGTATATCAG AACTTCCTCCTGAGAATGAAACAAATGGTTATATATTCATCCATGCTGAGGGTGGTCTTAATCAGCAACGAATTGCT ATATGTAATGCAGTTGCTGTAGCCAAAATAATGAATGCAACCCTCATCTTGCCAGTATTGAAGCAGGACCAGATTTGGAAAGATCAAAC GAAATTTGAAGACATCTTTGATGTTGATCATTTTATCGACTACTTGAAGGATGATGTCCGAATTGTCCGTGATATCCCAGACTGGTTTACTGACAAATCAGAATTATTCTCTAGCATAAG ACGAACAGTAAAAAACATTCCAAAGTATGCTCCTGCCCAATTTTACATTGACAATGTACTGCCTCGAATCAAGGAGAAGAAGATAATGGCCCTAAAACCTTTTGTTGATCGACTTGG GTATGATAATGTTCCTCCAGAAATCAACAGGCTAAGGTGCAGGGTTAATTATCATGCTCTGAAATTTCTTCCTGAGATTGAGCAGATGTCAGATTTACTAGCATCAAGGATGAAAAATCGCACTGGCAGTTCAAATCCTTATAT GGCTCTGCACCTTAGGTTTGAGAAAGGTATGGTCGGCTTGtcattttgtgattttgtGGGGACACGGGAGGAGAAAGCTAAAATGGCTGAGTATAGGAAAAAGGAATGGCCTCGACGCTACAAG AATGGTTCCCATCTATGGCAACTGGCCCTGCAGAAGCGGAAGGAAGGACGATGCCCTCTTGAGCCTGGAGAAGTGGCAGTGATTCTTCGGGCAATGGGTTATCCCAAAGAaactcaaatttatgttgcttCTGGTCAGGTTTATGGTGGCCAGAACCGGATGGCACCACTCAGGAACATGTTCCCAAATCTG GTTACAAAGGAGGAGTTGGCAAGCCAGGAGGAGTTGGCTGGTTTCAGGAAGCATGTCACAAGCTTGGCAGCTCTTGACTTCCTGGTCTGCTTGAAGTCCGATGTGTTTGTAATGACGCATGGAGGCAACTTTGCTAAATTGATAATTGGGGCACGTCGGTACATGGGTCACCGTTATAAGTCCATAAAACCAGACAAGGGGCTTATGTCTAAATCTTTTGGGGATCCCTACATGGGCTGGGCCTCCTTTGTAGAGGATGTCGTTGTCACCCACCAGACGCGGACTGGACTGCCGGAAGAGACCTTCCCTAACTATGACCTCTGGGAAAATCCTCTGACTCCTTGCATGTGTAAAGCCTGA
- the LOC102619611 gene encoding protein PECTIC ARABINOGALACTAN SYNTHESIS-RELATED isoform X2 — protein MAELRHSSSLGSRAGSSPMKRDDTASPLIHEQHADDDDDGRSRHLFRDRVRSIWSYFPFLSDDPRVSQQNSRISLCLALFVVVAGLISILSIVNHLVKEAPSLWENPYSATTSWKPCAERRLGGISELPPENETNGYIFIHAEGGLNQQRIAICNAVAVAKIMNATLILPVLKQDQIWKDQTKFEDIFDVDHFIDYLKDDVRIVRDIPDWFTDKSELFSSIRRTVKNIPKYAPAQFYIDNVLPRIKEKKIMALKPFVDRLGYDNVPPEINRLRCRVNYHALKFLPEIEQMSDLLASRMKNRTGSSNPYMALHLRFEKGMVGLSFCDFVGTREEKAKMAEYRKKEWPRRYKNGSHLWQLALQKRKEGRCPLEPGEVAVILRAMGYPKETQIYVASGQVYGGQNRMAPLRNMFPNLVTKEELASQEELAGFRKHVTSLAALDFLVCLKSDVFVMTHGGNFAKLIIGARRYMGHRYKSIKPDKGLMSKSFGDPYMGWASFVEDVVVTHQTRTGLPEETFPNYDLWENPLTPCMCKA, from the exons ATGGCTGAGCTGAGACATTCCAGCTCGTTGGGAAGCCGAGCCGGCTCCTCTCCAATGAAGCGCGACGACACCGCATCACCTCTAATTCACGAACAGCACGcggacgacgacgacgacggtCGCTCGAGGCATCTATTCAGAGATCGTGTCCGCTCGATTTGGTCGTACTTCCCTTTCTTGAGTGATGATCCCAGGGTTTCTCAACAAAACTCCAGGATCTCTTTGTGTTTGGCGCTGTTCGTTGTTGTAGCTGGATTGATCTCGATCTTATCGATCGTCAATCATTTG GTCAAAGAGGCTCCTTCTCTATGGGAAAATCCTTACTCTGCAACTACTTCTTGGAAGCCTTGTGCTGAGCGTCGTCTTGGTGGTATATCAG AACTTCCTCCTGAGAATGAAACAAATGGTTATATATTCATCCATGCTGAGGGTGGTCTTAATCAGCAACGAATTGCT ATATGTAATGCAGTTGCTGTAGCCAAAATAATGAATGCAACCCTCATCTTGCCAGTATTGAAGCAGGACCAGATTTGGAAAGATCAAAC GAAATTTGAAGACATCTTTGATGTTGATCATTTTATCGACTACTTGAAGGATGATGTCCGAATTGTCCGTGATATCCCAGACTGGTTTACTGACAAATCAGAATTATTCTCTAGCATAAG ACGAACAGTAAAAAACATTCCAAAGTATGCTCCTGCCCAATTTTACATTGACAATGTACTGCCTCGAATCAAGGAGAAGAAGATAATGGCCCTAAAACCTTTTGTTGATCGACTTGG GTATGATAATGTTCCTCCAGAAATCAACAGGCTAAGGTGCAGGGTTAATTATCATGCTCTGAAATTTCTTCCTGAGATTGAGCAGATGTCAGATTTACTAGCATCAAGGATGAAAAATCGCACTGGCAGTTCAAATCCTTATAT GGCTCTGCACCTTAGGTTTGAGAAAGGTATGGTCGGCTTGtcattttgtgattttgtGGGGACACGGGAGGAGAAAGCTAAAATGGCTGAGTATAGGAAAAAGGAATGGCCTCGACGCTACAAG AATGGTTCCCATCTATGGCAACTGGCCCTGCAGAAGCGGAAGGAAGGACGATGCCCTCTTGAGCCTGGAGAAGTGGCAGTGATTCTTCGGGCAATGGGTTATCCCAAAGAaactcaaatttatgttgcttCTGGTCAGGTTTATGGTGGCCAGAACCGGATGGCACCACTCAGGAACATGTTCCCAAATCTG GTTACAAAGGAGGAGTTGGCAAGCCAGGAGGAGTTGGCTGGTTTCAGGAAGCATGTCACAAGCTTGGCAGCTCTTGACTTCCTGGTCTGCTTGAAGTCCGATGTGTTTGTAATGACGCATGGAGGCAACTTTGCTAAATTGATAATTGGGGCACGTCGGTACATGGGTCACCGTTATAAGTCCATAAAACCAGACAAGGGGCTTATGTCTAAATCTTTTGGGGATCCCTACATGGGCTGGGCCTCCTTTGTAGAGGATGTCGTTGTCACCCACCAGACGCGGACTGGACTGCCGGAAGAGACCTTCCCTAACTATGACCTCTGGGAAAATCCTCTGACTCCTTGCATGTGTAAAGCCTGA
- the LOC127901892 gene encoding protein FAR1-RELATED SEQUENCE 5-like: MSKSSDNLKLPWTNVLGAQFDSVEDADAWYMNYSRLVGFSVRKNELRRSKSGQTTIRRWVCNLEGYRAEKYLANDNRVREPRPITRTGCKASFRVNYDNSSGKFTVTEFKTEHNHPLTSPNEVHLLRSHRHVSEGDLAQAKALRHVGVKTCQVVDYMGDQVGGSHNLRFKRKDLQNRLDADRSAEIGDTDSVATIAYFTAKSDNDPGLYHEYTLDDENRLRNLFWTDYMARYDYECFGDVLAFDATYKTNAYQKPLVTLVGTNHHRRTTVFGFGLLGDETVESYTWLLQTFLSAMGNRKPKSVITDGDKAMAKAIKTVFFGATHRLCCWHLERNAQANIKNEDCTRKFRDLMLTGMSAGEFDQRWFALVDEFKLHEHGWVKQMYAKRHKWAEAFLKGTFFAGMRSTQRCESIHCYLNRFLQYRLKLYEFVLQIDRALCNIRTTEVQDEFKTKFSTPVLTTHLRSLEKHATNVFPISVFHWIREEIRQEATLIQFEALNCTDTNYYTLTQFGNVDIKWTVVYNKPTNKIDCSCQMMDSAGIPCRHMFHVMKVEQFRNIPDNMILHRWTKKAKDYTSCNLARSQVDSEISDVARFSSLSTATNKMCFYAAKNEHSYKEALAAINQLTSKFQELFGGQRTCHQSSVYGPQTKSTVLDPVVVRTKGGATRLKKSPSNNRKCSVCTQPGHTARRCPIASNSARSSEANAANNDSWGTSILARSSEHFSFYNSEASYEIETQNECGSSSQPCSESTDHLWNNSSMPPSMGNLSNRIASIEQESYGTKPASRLVRTGKPNSCQRALERIRLAGWREPAGRIRARALWHESGLPVSDNRHAGSCQSRKIKITKPACRFWPTGKPIS, from the exons ATGAGTAAATCCTCTGATAATCTTAAGTTACCTTGGACCAATGTACTTGGAGCTCAGTTTGATTCAGTAGAAGATGCAGATGCATGGTACATGAACTATTCAAGATTGGTTGGTTTTAGTGTTAGAAAAAATGAGCTTCGTCGTTCCAAGTCTGGACAAACTACGATCCGTCGGTGGGTTTGTAATTTGGAAGGATATAGGGctgaaaaatatttggcaAATGATAATAGAGTGCGGGAACCAAGACCAATAACGCGTACGGGTTGTAAAGCATCATTTCGAGTGAATTACGACAATTCTAGTGGCAAGTTTACTGTGACAGAATTTAAAACTGAGCACAATCATCCGTTGACTTCTCCGAATGAAGTACATCTCCTTCGTTCACATCGACATGTTAGTGAAGGAGATCTTGCTCAAGCTAAGGCATTGAGGCATGTTGGCGTGAAGACATGCCAAGTTGTGGATTACATGGGTGATCAAGTTGGGGGTTCACATAATCTCAGGTTCAAGCGTAAGGATTTGCAAAATAGATTAGATGCAGATAGAAGTGCTGAAATTGGTGATACTGATTCCGTGGCAACTATAGCATATTTCACGGCAAAATCTGATAATGATCCTGGTCTATATCATGAGTACACATTAGATGATGAAAATAGGTTGAGAAACTTGTTTTGGACCGACTACATGGCACGGTATGATTATGAATGCTTCGGTGATGTTTTGGCGTTTGATGCGACATACAAAACTAATGCATATCAGAAACCACTTGTGACCCTTGTTGGCACTAACCATCATCGTAGGACTACAGTTTTTGGATTTGGCCTATTGGGCGATGAGACCGTTGAATCATACACATGGTTACTCCAAACTTTTTTGTCTGCTATGGGTAATCGAAAGCCGAAGTCCGTGATTACTGATGGCGATAAAGCAATGGCAAAGGCTATTAAGACAGTTTTTTTTGGAGCTACTCACCGTCTTTGTTGCTGGCATTTAGAGAGAAATGCACaagcaaatattaaaaacGAAGACTGCACTCGTAAATTTCGTGATCTTATGTTGACAGGCATGAGTGCAGGTGAATTTGACCAGCGGTGGTTTGCTTTAGTTGATGAGTTTAAGCTACACGAACATGGTTGGGTTAAACAAATGTATGCAAAGCGACATAAATGGGCCGAAGCTTTTCTTAAAGGAACATTTTTTGCTGGTATGCGAAGCACTCAACGGTGTGAAAGTATTCATTGTTATCTCAATCGTTTTCTACAGTACAggttaaaattatatgaatttgtGCTACAAATTGATCGCGCACTCTGCAACATTCGAACCACCGAAGTTCAAGATgagtttaaaacaaaatttagtaCTCCTGTGTTGACCACACACTTACGCAGCCTAGAAAAGCATGCTACAAATGTTTTCCCAATTAGCGTATTTCATTGGATTAGGGAAGAAATTCGTCAAGAAGCCACTTTGATTCAGTTTGAAGCCTTGAACTGCACTGATACTAACTACTACACGCTGACACAATTTGGGAACGTAGACATAAAGTGGACAGTGGTATATAATAAACCCACTAACAAAATCGATTGCTCTTGTCAAATGATGGATTCTGCTGGAATCCCATGTCGACACATGTTTCATGTCATGAAAGTGGAACAATTTAGAAACATCCCTGATAATATGATTCTTCATCGGTGGACAAAAAAGGCGAAGGATTATACATCGTGCAACTTAGCCCGATCACAAGTTGATAGTGAGATTTCCGATGTTGCTAGATTCAGTTCTTTGAGCACCGCAACTAACAAAATGTGTTTCTATGCGGCAAAAAACGAGCACTCATATAAAGAAGCTTTAGCTGCGATCAATCAATTGacatcaaaatttcaagaactGTTTGGAGGACAGAGAACTTGCCATCAAAGTTCTGTATACGGTCCACAAACAAAATCCACGGTACTAGATCCAGTTGTGGTCAGGACAAAAGGTGGTGCgacaagattaaaaaaatcccCTTCAAACAACAGGAAGTGTAGCGTTTGTACACAGCCTGGCCATACAGCAAGAAGATGTCCTATTGCCAGTAATAGCGCGAG GAGTAGCGAAGCCAATGCTGCTAACAACGACAGTTGGGGTACATCTATATTAGCTCGCTCGAGTGAACATTTTTCATTCTACAACAGTGAAGCCTCATATGAAATAGAAACTCAAAATGAATGTGGGAGTAGTTCTCAACCGTGCTCTGAATCCACAGATCACTTGTGGAATAATTCATCAATGCCACCATCGATGGGAA ATTTATCAAACCGGATAGCCAGTATCGAGCAAGAGAGCTACGGAACGAAACCGGCTAGCCGGTTGGTGCGAACCGGCAAGCCGAATTCGTGCCAGAGAGCTCTGGAACGAATCCGGCTAGCCGGTTGGAGAGAGCCGGCAGGCCGGATTCGTGCTAGAGCTCTCTGGCACGAATCCGGCCTGCCGGTTTCGGACAACCGGCATGCCGGTTCGTGCCAGAGCAGAAAGATTAAAATCACGaaaccggcttgccggtttTGGCCAACCGGCAAGCCGATTTCGTGA